In a genomic window of Rubrobacter calidifluminis:
- a CDS encoding ABC transporter substrate-binding protein yields MKRLTRRDFLAAGGVVSVATLAAGCSFGTGQQKAAGSGGSKSATIWDISTGDQQKLIKDTVAHFDSTHKDISVSVQFFQNDPYKNKLRTAMGAGNPPDIFFGWGGGILKSYVDAGKVYPLPPNSVDTKKFFSSVMRPVTFNGKVYGVPMLGTQPVLFYYNKEIFGKYNLKPPKTWSELLSIVKTLSQKGVTPITLAGQNKWPDLMYEEYLVNRVGGPKPFQNVLDKKPKAWSDPAFIKANTMIQQLVSMKAFPSNFASLNYDTGQSTQLLYTGKAAMQLMGAWDYQAILSNAPQFIKSGKLGWFPFPKVEGGKGNPQNVAGNLTNYYSVTQASKAKKAATTFLDKGIMNDFEINGLIKIGLVPPVKGIQSKLKQQKDSDWLLFVYDLAQNAPYYDLSWDQALPAQAAQALLTNLDLLFLKKITPQQFSKNMNKAMGL; encoded by the coding sequence ATGAAGAGGCTCACGCGGCGCGACTTTCTGGCGGCGGGTGGTGTGGTGTCGGTGGCCACCCTGGCGGCGGGGTGCAGCTTCGGAACCGGCCAGCAGAAGGCCGCCGGTTCCGGGGGGAGCAAGAGCGCAACCATCTGGGACATCAGCACCGGCGACCAGCAGAAGCTCATCAAGGACACGGTGGCACACTTCGACTCCACCCACAAGGACATCTCGGTCTCGGTGCAGTTCTTCCAGAACGACCCGTACAAGAACAAGCTCAGGACCGCCATGGGCGCCGGCAACCCGCCGGACATCTTCTTCGGGTGGGGCGGCGGCATCCTCAAGTCCTACGTGGATGCGGGCAAGGTGTACCCCCTGCCTCCAAATTCTGTGGACACCAAAAAGTTCTTCTCCTCGGTTATGCGCCCGGTCACCTTCAACGGCAAGGTCTACGGTGTCCCGATGCTGGGAACCCAGCCGGTGCTCTTCTACTACAACAAGGAGATCTTCGGCAAATACAACCTCAAACCGCCGAAGACCTGGTCGGAGCTTCTCAGCATAGTAAAGACCTTAAGCCAGAAGGGCGTAACCCCGATCACGCTCGCCGGGCAGAACAAGTGGCCCGATCTCATGTACGAGGAGTACCTGGTCAACAGGGTCGGCGGCCCCAAACCCTTCCAGAACGTGCTGGACAAGAAGCCCAAGGCGTGGTCGGACCCGGCCTTCATAAAGGCCAACACCATGATCCAGCAGCTCGTCTCCATGAAGGCGTTCCCCTCGAACTTCGCTTCCCTGAACTACGACACGGGCCAGTCCACCCAGCTTCTTTACACCGGCAAAGCCGCCATGCAGCTCATGGGGGCCTGGGACTACCAGGCGATACTCTCCAACGCCCCGCAGTTCATCAAGAGCGGCAAGCTGGGATGGTTTCCGTTCCCGAAGGTAGAGGGCGGCAAGGGTAACCCCCAAAACGTCGCCGGCAACCTCACGAACTACTACTCGGTCACCCAGGCCTCCAAAGCCAAGAAGGCGGCCACGACCTTCCTCGACAAGGGGATAATGAACGACTTCGAGATAAACGGGCTGATCAAGATCGGGCTGGTGCCGCCGGTAAAGGGCATCCAGTCCAAACTCAAGCAGCAGAAAGATTCCGACTGGCTGCTCTTCGTCTACGACCTGGCGCAGAACGCCCCCTATTACGATCTCTCGTGGGACCAGGCGCTCCCGGCGCAAGCGGCACAGGCTCTGCTCACCAACCTGGATCTGCTGTTCTTGAAGAAGATCACCCCGCAGCAGTTCTCGAAGAACATGAACAAAGCCATGGGGTTGTAG
- a CDS encoding ROK family protein — MEVGTRTLTAVVTNLRAQVRHRMSVPSRMAEGPEATYGQLRLALEEMSERFAAEPGITLGIGVAVPAPVVGFSGARFSPPSFPGWGELDVGGRLEKEYGLPVLVDNDANARAIGEHLFGVGQGVGEMLYVICHRGVGGAIIMDGDLRRGARGGAGEIGHTMIDPDGPRCGCGRYGCLEAFVGRAAIARRARKLMKLSGREELGGKAPEEVRAQDVVNAALEGDTLAQEVIRESGRYLGVGIANAVNAFDPELVVVGGSTAEAGELLLEPAREMVSKHALEHVANRVRVVRGTLGEDAGAIGAAALVLRELFAVSVTRVEPSAAEQVVT, encoded by the coding sequence TGTCTGTGCCTTCGCGCATGGCTGAGGGGCCTGAGGCTACTTATGGGCAGCTGCGGCTGGCTCTGGAGGAGATGAGTGAGCGGTTTGCTGCAGAGCCTGGCATCACCCTGGGGATAGGGGTTGCTGTGCCTGCTCCTGTCGTGGGTTTTTCTGGGGCGCGCTTCAGCCCACCGAGTTTTCCGGGGTGGGGTGAGCTCGATGTGGGGGGGCGACTCGAGAAGGAGTATGGGCTGCCGGTGCTGGTGGACAACGATGCCAATGCCCGGGCCATAGGCGAGCATCTTTTCGGGGTGGGGCAGGGGGTCGGTGAGATGCTCTATGTGATCTGCCACAGGGGTGTTGGCGGGGCGATCATCATGGATGGGGATTTGAGGCGGGGGGCGCGCGGAGGAGCCGGGGAGATAGGCCACACCATGATAGACCCCGATGGTCCGAGGTGTGGGTGTGGCAGGTACGGGTGTCTCGAGGCGTTCGTGGGGAGGGCTGCGATAGCCAGGAGGGCGAGAAAGCTCATGAAGCTCTCCGGGAGGGAGGAGCTTGGGGGGAAGGCCCCAGAAGAGGTGAGAGCCCAGGACGTGGTCAATGCAGCCCTCGAAGGCGATACCCTCGCACAGGAGGTGATCAGGGAGAGCGGGCGGTATCTGGGTGTGGGGATAGCAAACGCGGTGAACGCCTTCGATCCGGAGCTGGTTGTGGTTGGAGGCTCTACGGCGGAAGCCGGGGAACTGCTGCTCGAGCCAGCCCGGGAGATGGTCAGCAAGCATGCCCTGGAGCATGTGGCGAACAGGGTGAGAGTTGTGAGAGGAACTCTGGGGGAGGATGCCGGGGCAATAGGGGCGGCCGCTCTGGTCTTGAGGGAGCTCTTCGCCGTCTCCGTCACGCGGGTGGAGCCGTCTGCTGCAGAACAGGTGGTCACGTAA